One genomic window of Legionella jordanis includes the following:
- the mmsB gene encoding 3-hydroxyisobutyrate dehydrogenase has product MAKIGFVGLGHMGLPMAINLIKAGHQLTGFDLQSSALEQLVDAGGKAATQLAEAAYAKDIIITMLQTGQQVSQVCLGEQGLFAKAPPGCLYIDCSSIDVPSSREIHSQAARLNISAVDAPVSGGVAGAAAATLTFMVGGSQPAFEKAKPILAAMGQKIIHTGDCGSGQAAKICNNMILGISMIAVSEAFVLAEHLGLSAQKLFEVVNNSSGQCWAMTKYAPVPGVLPNVPANNDYQPGFTAAMMLKDLNLSQNSAATLGVKTAMAEKAAAIYREFNEAGLGHLDFSAIIKAIGQN; this is encoded by the coding sequence ATGGCAAAGATTGGTTTCGTCGGGCTTGGGCATATGGGGCTGCCTATGGCCATCAATTTAATAAAAGCAGGACATCAGCTAACCGGCTTTGATTTGCAATCTTCCGCTCTTGAGCAATTGGTGGATGCTGGCGGAAAAGCAGCAACTCAACTTGCCGAAGCGGCTTATGCAAAAGACATCATTATCACAATGTTGCAAACTGGCCAGCAGGTTTCGCAGGTCTGTCTGGGAGAACAAGGGCTATTCGCCAAAGCTCCACCCGGTTGTTTATACATTGACTGCTCTTCAATTGATGTTCCGAGCAGTCGTGAAATTCACAGCCAGGCTGCCCGCCTGAATATTTCAGCGGTTGATGCCCCAGTTTCTGGCGGAGTTGCTGGAGCCGCTGCGGCTACTTTGACATTTATGGTGGGAGGAAGCCAGCCTGCTTTTGAGAAAGCCAAACCCATTTTAGCGGCCATGGGACAAAAAATAATTCATACAGGAGATTGCGGAAGCGGGCAAGCTGCAAAAATTTGTAACAATATGATTCTTGGCATATCAATGATAGCCGTTTCTGAAGCCTTTGTCTTAGCAGAACATTTAGGTTTATCGGCACAGAAGTTATTTGAGGTCGTCAATAATTCATCGGGGCAATGCTGGGCAATGACTAAGTATGCACCGGTACCTGGAGTATTGCCCAATGTGCCAGCTAATAATGATTATCAACCCGGCTTTACTGCGGCAATGATGCTTAAGGATTTGAATCTAAGCCAAAATTCAGCGGCCACTTTAGGAGTAAAGACAGCCATGGCTGAGAAAGCCGCGGCCATTTATCGAGAATTTAATGAAGCAGGCTTAGGACATTTGGACTTTTCAGCCATCATTAAAGCCATTGGCCAAAATTAG
- a CDS encoding CoA-acylating methylmalonate-semialdehyde dehydrogenase, with product MGYIVPHFIAGETVLTETAHFRTIFNPALGEDIGRAYFADSALCDKVVATAKAAWPAWAETTALKRARILFKFRELLDKYQLDLARIVTREHGKTLEDAKGSVARAIEVVEFHCGLVTQLQGDFSADVSTHIDCHTFRQPLGVCAGVSPFNFPVMVPVWMMIPAIASGNTFILKPSEQDPSAPIRLLELLSEAGLPNGVANCIQGDKEVVEHLLKHPDISAFTAVASTPVSEAIYRKATAYGKRAHTFGGAKNHCVVMPDADLDQAANAIVGAAYGSAGERCMAISAVVTVGDNTAEQLLQKLIPLVRAIRVDAGDAKDSDMGPLISAEHRQKVLSAINEGVAEGATLLVDGRAFKHKEHPQGYFLGPSLFDQVKESMSIYQNEIFGPVLVVLRAATFEEALSLVNRHQYGNGTAIFTRDGYSAREYSRRVQAGMVGINIPIPVPIASHPFGGWKRSSFGDTNMHGVESINFYTRRKTVTSKWPVTELANGAFNMPTHD from the coding sequence ATGGGTTACATCGTCCCTCATTTCATCGCGGGTGAAACAGTCCTTACAGAAACAGCCCACTTTCGTACTATTTTTAATCCAGCTCTGGGTGAAGACATTGGCCGAGCCTATTTTGCCGACTCAGCTTTATGCGATAAGGTGGTGGCTACTGCCAAAGCTGCCTGGCCAGCTTGGGCTGAAACCACAGCACTTAAGCGTGCCAGGATTCTGTTCAAATTTCGTGAGTTACTCGACAAATATCAGCTTGATTTAGCGCGTATAGTCACTCGTGAACATGGCAAAACACTTGAAGATGCAAAAGGTTCTGTAGCCCGAGCCATTGAGGTGGTTGAGTTTCATTGCGGATTGGTGACTCAGCTGCAAGGGGATTTTTCCGCGGACGTGTCAACTCATATCGACTGCCACACTTTCAGACAACCTCTTGGTGTCTGCGCAGGCGTGTCTCCTTTTAACTTTCCAGTGATGGTTCCCGTTTGGATGATGATTCCTGCTATTGCTTCAGGCAATACCTTCATTTTAAAGCCATCTGAGCAAGATCCTTCAGCACCTATACGTCTGCTGGAACTATTAAGTGAAGCAGGCTTGCCAAATGGTGTTGCCAATTGCATTCAGGGCGATAAAGAAGTGGTTGAACACTTGCTTAAGCATCCTGATATTTCAGCCTTTACTGCGGTGGCATCAACGCCCGTTTCTGAAGCCATTTACCGCAAGGCCACTGCCTATGGTAAACGGGCTCATACATTTGGCGGCGCAAAAAATCATTGTGTTGTGATGCCTGATGCCGACTTAGACCAAGCTGCAAATGCCATTGTTGGGGCTGCTTATGGTTCTGCCGGTGAACGCTGCATGGCGATTTCAGCGGTGGTGACTGTCGGTGATAATACAGCTGAGCAATTATTGCAGAAATTGATCCCTTTGGTCCGTGCCATTCGTGTGGATGCAGGTGATGCCAAAGACAGCGACATGGGTCCTTTAATCAGTGCCGAGCACCGGCAAAAAGTCCTTTCTGCCATTAATGAAGGGGTTGCCGAAGGGGCAACGCTATTAGTCGACGGGCGTGCCTTTAAGCATAAGGAACATCCCCAAGGTTATTTTTTAGGCCCCTCCCTGTTTGATCAGGTAAAAGAATCGATGTCCATTTATCAAAACGAGATTTTTGGACCTGTATTGGTGGTGCTAAGAGCAGCCACTTTTGAAGAAGCCCTGTCCTTAGTCAATCGTCATCAATACGGTAATGGCACTGCCATTTTTACCCGCGATGGCTACAGCGCTCGCGAATACAGTCGTCGAGTACAGGCCGGCATGGTTGGAATAAATATTCCCATCCCCGTCCCCATTGCAAGTCATCCCTTTGGTGGCTGGAAACGTTCTTCGTTTGGCGATACCAATATGCATGGTGTGGAAAGCATTAATTTTTACACGCGGCGCAAAACGGTCACCAGCAAATGGCCTGTAACTGAATTGGCTAATGGCGCTTTTAATATGCCTACTCACGATTAA
- a CDS encoding sulfite exporter TauE/SafE family protein yields MNEYLVFTLVGFVAQLIDGGMGMGYGLISMTVLLAYGIAPPIASAGVHTAEIVTTGISGLSHMMFKNVDRTLFKRLAIPGMLGGVLGAFFLSHVPAQIIKPFVTSYLFLMAIYIVYKTFRKSNLSELLYDYVVYEWMKRERPAKRIPRLISLGLTAGFLDAAGGGGWGPIVNSTLLAQGEPPRYTIGSVNLAEFLVALGISTAFFFNIGIKQWPIVVCLIAGGALAAPIAAYMVKKIPRKLLMIMVAVLIMLLCLRSFWTLLY; encoded by the coding sequence GTGAACGAATATCTTGTTTTTACATTGGTAGGCTTTGTGGCCCAGCTGATTGATGGTGGCATGGGCATGGGCTATGGTCTCATCAGCATGACCGTACTTCTTGCTTATGGCATTGCTCCCCCAATCGCCAGTGCAGGCGTTCACACGGCTGAAATTGTAACCACCGGGATTTCAGGTTTGTCCCATATGATGTTTAAAAACGTGGATCGTACTCTATTTAAACGTTTAGCCATTCCTGGAATGTTAGGGGGAGTACTTGGGGCCTTTTTTCTAAGTCATGTACCCGCTCAGATTATTAAGCCTTTTGTCACTTCCTATTTGTTTCTCATGGCCATTTATATTGTTTATAAAACATTTCGCAAAAGCAATCTGTCGGAACTCCTCTATGACTATGTTGTGTATGAGTGGATGAAGCGGGAAAGACCTGCTAAACGAATTCCTCGTCTAATATCTTTAGGCCTTACCGCTGGCTTTTTGGATGCAGCCGGAGGCGGGGGATGGGGACCCATTGTCAACTCCACTTTGCTAGCTCAAGGTGAGCCGCCGCGATACACCATCGGCTCGGTCAATTTGGCCGAATTTCTCGTCGCTCTCGGTATTTCAACGGCTTTTTTTTTCAACATTGGCATCAAGCAATGGCCGATTGTTGTTTGTCTAATCGCAGGAGGTGCTCTGGCAGCACCAATAGCCGCTTATATGGTAAAGAAGATCCCGAGAAAATTGTTAATGATTATGGTTGCCGTTTTAATCATGCTTTTGTGTTTACGCTCATTTTGGACTTTGCTGTATTAA
- the dapB gene encoding 4-hydroxy-tetrahydrodipicolinate reductase, protein MPIPVIVNGAQGKMGQLACETLKNHPDFELVASLGRQDNLRQAISETGAEIVVDLTRADSVFENSLAIVESGAHPVIGTSGLLNEQIEMLQSLCDRQNLGGLIAPNFSISAVLMMRFSAEAARYLANVEIIEAHHQQKFDAPSGTALKTAEMISANQTRSGSSDQGHELVEGVRGGCHHGISIHSLRLPGFVAQQQVIFGSTGETLTISHNSIDRISFMPGIVLACQKVKQLNSLYYGLEHIL, encoded by the coding sequence ATGCCTATCCCCGTGATTGTGAATGGCGCTCAAGGCAAAATGGGCCAATTAGCTTGTGAAACATTAAAAAATCATCCCGATTTTGAACTGGTAGCCAGCTTAGGCCGTCAGGATAACCTTCGCCAAGCTATTTCTGAGACCGGAGCTGAAATCGTTGTTGATCTCACGCGAGCCGATTCAGTCTTTGAAAATAGCCTTGCCATTGTTGAAAGTGGTGCTCACCCGGTCATTGGCACCAGCGGATTATTAAATGAGCAAATTGAAATGTTGCAGAGCCTTTGCGACCGACAAAATTTAGGCGGCTTAATTGCCCCCAATTTCTCCATTAGTGCCGTGTTAATGATGCGATTTTCTGCTGAAGCGGCTCGCTACCTTGCCAATGTAGAAATTATTGAAGCCCATCATCAGCAGAAATTTGATGCCCCCTCGGGAACCGCACTCAAAACAGCGGAAATGATCTCAGCCAATCAAACAAGGAGCGGCTCTAGTGACCAGGGTCATGAACTAGTTGAGGGAGTCCGAGGCGGTTGTCATCATGGCATTAGCATACACTCTTTGCGACTACCTGGATTTGTAGCCCAGCAACAAGTCATTTTTGGCAGCACAGGGGAAACATTAACCATAAGCCACAACAGCATTGACCGCATATCCTTTATGCCCGGAATTGTTTTGGCTTGTCAAAAAGTGAAACAGTTGAACTCCCTGTACTACGGATTAGAGCACATCTTGTGA
- a CDS encoding ProQ/FinO family protein — translation MRRQELHPRTAVINKTQKNKSKKARNEALLWLAATFPHVFDNSLRIRPLKIGIMEDILVYADKAAEHGISKSKLREAVVVFTRRIDYLACLKAREMRVDLEGNPVSMVSEEEAERAATKIRKRIEKSARNARKLAPAKGQPLNTSSASQITESIAYFPERAPAFSVQHAAAPARPAVVIKHKPSRQFDPDAVARLKEKLGLSRKSIETTD, via the coding sequence ATGAGAAGGCAAGAACTTCATCCTCGCACAGCGGTAATTAATAAAACGCAAAAAAATAAATCCAAAAAAGCCCGGAATGAGGCCTTATTGTGGCTTGCAGCTACTTTCCCTCACGTTTTTGATAACTCACTTAGAATTCGTCCATTAAAAATAGGGATTATGGAAGACATATTGGTCTATGCCGATAAAGCGGCGGAGCATGGTATTTCAAAAAGTAAATTACGCGAGGCGGTGGTTGTATTTACCCGTCGTATTGATTACCTGGCCTGCTTGAAAGCTCGGGAAATGCGTGTGGATTTGGAGGGAAATCCCGTTAGCATGGTCAGTGAGGAAGAAGCCGAACGTGCTGCTACAAAAATTCGAAAGCGCATTGAGAAAAGTGCTCGAAACGCTCGCAAGCTTGCACCTGCAAAAGGACAGCCTTTAAATACGTCTTCAGCATCCCAAATCACGGAATCGATAGCCTATTTTCCTGAGCGGGCACCAGCCTTCAGCGTGCAACATGCCGCAGCACCAGCTCGCCCTGCCGTGGTAATCAAACACAAACCTTCCCGACAGTTCGATCCGGATGCCGTTGCCAGATTGAAAGAAAAATTAGGTTTGTCGCGCAAATCCATCGAAACAACGGATTAA
- the pyk gene encoding pyruvate kinase has product MRRTKIVATLGPACSDSATLAELLNAGVDVLRINFSHVDGSLQQTVQDARAIARKLNRPLAIMADLQGPKLRIGRFLEKQIKLLNGQQFILNCQSNEPGDEHSVSVAYQNLCFELQAGDHLLLDDGMLELKVVHISAPLIYCEVIEGGILRSNKGLNRKGGGLAARALTDKDKNDLKTAVELDVDYLTLSFVKDAKDIEEARELLAQCGRKDIPIIAKIERTEALQHLIEIINAADAIMVARGDLAVEVGPAEVPAMQKRIIEQTRRLNKVVITATQMMESMINHPQPTRAEVSDVANAILDGTDAVMLSAETATGSFPIKVVAMVDKICRSAEKHAGFFYHADNESCHPQRADQTIAMATMHAANHFPIKAIVALTESGATPIWMSRQHSLVPIYAVTANPYTVGKLSLVNNVFPIYLDYYAFDQDIDNSIIQCLIKEGLLKPNSFVLLTRGHKIGEPGGTNRLQIVRT; this is encoded by the coding sequence ATGCGTCGAACTAAAATTGTAGCTACCTTGGGTCCAGCTTGTAGCGATTCAGCAACGTTAGCCGAGTTGCTCAATGCTGGTGTCGACGTTCTGCGTATTAATTTTTCTCATGTGGATGGCAGCCTGCAACAAACTGTTCAAGATGCCAGAGCAATCGCGCGCAAACTGAATCGCCCTCTTGCCATCATGGCAGACTTGCAAGGGCCAAAGCTTCGCATTGGGCGTTTTCTTGAGAAGCAAATTAAATTGCTAAATGGCCAGCAATTTATTCTCAATTGTCAAAGTAATGAGCCTGGTGATGAGCATTCCGTTTCCGTTGCTTATCAAAATTTATGTTTTGAGCTGCAAGCAGGCGATCATTTGCTTCTCGATGATGGCATGCTTGAGCTTAAAGTGGTTCACATCTCAGCACCTTTAATTTATTGTGAAGTCATCGAGGGTGGAATTTTACGCAGCAATAAAGGCCTTAACCGTAAAGGGGGTGGTCTTGCCGCAAGGGCTTTAACGGATAAAGACAAAAATGATTTAAAAACGGCTGTTGAACTAGACGTTGATTATCTTACCCTGTCTTTCGTTAAAGACGCGAAAGACATTGAGGAAGCTCGAGAGTTACTGGCCCAATGCGGCAGAAAAGACATTCCCATCATTGCCAAAATTGAGCGTACCGAAGCGTTGCAACACCTCATTGAAATCATCAATGCCGCTGATGCAATCATGGTTGCTCGTGGAGACTTGGCTGTTGAGGTTGGGCCTGCTGAAGTGCCTGCGATGCAAAAGCGGATTATTGAACAAACAAGGCGATTGAACAAAGTTGTCATCACCGCAACGCAAATGATGGAATCCATGATTAACCACCCACAACCTACTCGGGCTGAGGTATCGGATGTGGCTAATGCGATTTTAGATGGCACAGATGCCGTGATGCTTTCCGCAGAAACGGCTACCGGCAGCTTCCCAATCAAAGTCGTTGCTATGGTCGATAAAATTTGCCGCAGTGCTGAAAAACATGCTGGCTTTTTCTATCATGCTGATAATGAAAGCTGTCACCCTCAGCGTGCCGATCAGACGATTGCAATGGCAACCATGCATGCTGCCAATCATTTTCCGATTAAAGCCATTGTCGCTTTAACTGAATCAGGGGCCACTCCCATCTGGATGTCGCGACAACATAGTTTGGTTCCTATTTATGCAGTAACGGCAAACCCTTATACTGTAGGCAAGTTAAGTTTAGTGAATAATGTTTTTCCAATTTATTTGGATTACTATGCTTTTGATCAAGACATTGATAACAGCATTATCCAATGCTTGATTAAAGAAGGCTTGTTGAAACCCAATAGCTTCGTACTGTTAACCCGAGGCCATAAAATTGGGGAGCCAGGCGGCACGAATCGCCTGCAAATTGTCCGAACTTAA